The genomic stretch TTATGTTGTGTCTCCAAAAAATGAAAAAAATGTCGCCAAGCTCAAACAAATGGCTGGCAAGTCTGACGCCATCTACTTTGCCACTGATGAAGACCGGGAAGGCGAGGCCATTTCTTGGCACCTGATTCAAATCCTTAAAGCTCCGGATAAAAAAGTAAAGCGCATTACTTTTCACGAGATTACTAAAAATGCAATCTTGGAAGCGCTAAAAAATCCTCGCACAATTGATATGAACCTAGTCAACGCTCAACAAGCTCGCCGCATTTTAGACCGTCTTGTTGGCTACGAGCTCTCCCCCTTCTTATGGAAAAAAATTGCCAAAGGCTTATCCGCCGGCCGGGTACAATCCGTAGCCGTCCGTTTAATCGTTGAGCGCGAAAGAGAAATAGAAAAATTTAAAAAACAAGAATACTGGAGTATAAAATCATTTTTAACTACTGTCAAATCTCAATCTCTTGAAGCCGAACTAAATGAAATTGATAATAAAAAAATAGAACAATTCATAAAAATGAAATTGTTTGCGGGTGACTATACTACAAAAAAAACTTCTGTTACCAATAAAAAAGATGCCCAAAAAATTGTAGACGAACTGCAAGAAGCAGAATTTAGGGTTGCCAATGTTACGAGAAAAGAAAGCAAAAGAAATCCTAATCCCCCGTTTACAACGGCTAAACTCCAGCAGGAAGCAGCCAGGCGATTGGGGTTTTCTTCCAAACAAACCATGGTCATTGCTCAACAGCTTTATGAGGGTATCACCCTTAGCAGCGCTGGCGAGGTTGGACTGATAACCTACATGCGAACGGATTCTCTCAGCTTAAGTAAAAATTTCTTAGCCGAATCCCGTGATTACATTAAAAAAGAATTGGGCGATAAATATCTGCCGGAAAGGTCCCGCGTTTATAAAACCAAGTCTAAAGCGGCCCAAGAAGCCCATGAAGCGATTCGGCCAACCGAAGCTATGCGAACACCGGAATCTATAAAAAAATTCCTGGACTCCCATCAATACAAACTCTATGACTTGATTTGGCGCCGGGCCGTTGCCTCTCAGATGGCCTCAGCTATTATGGATTCCACGGGTATTGATATTAAAGCCGGGGGGTATTTATTCCGAGCTACTGGCTCCACTATTAAGTTTGACGGCTACCTAAAAATCTACAAAACCGCGTCAGAAGATAAAATTCTCCCAGAAGTGAGGGTGGGGGAGACCCTGGACTTAAAAAAGATAGAACCCGAACAGCATTTTACCACCCCGCCTCCGCAGTATACCGAGGCCTCGCTCATCAAAGCTTTGGAAGAATATGACATTGGCCGGCCTTCCACCTATGCTAGTATTATGAGCACTATTCAAGACAGGAACTATATTAACAAAAATGAGGACAAACGATTTGTTCCTACTGATATGGGCATTCTAGTCAATGATGTCTTAT from Patescibacteria group bacterium encodes the following:
- the topA gene encoding type I DNA topoisomerase, whose product is MSKNLVIVESPTKAKTISRFLGNDFKIESSYGHLRDLPKDEMGVDTKDNFKPTYVVSPKNEKNVAKLKQMAGKSDAIYFATDEDREGEAISWHLIQILKAPDKKVKRITFHEITKNAILEALKNPRTIDMNLVNAQQARRILDRLVGYELSPFLWKKIAKGLSAGRVQSVAVRLIVEREREIEKFKKQEYWSIKSFLTTVKSQSLEAELNEIDNKKIEQFIKMKLFAGDYTTKKTSVTNKKDAQKIVDELQEAEFRVANVTRKESKRNPNPPFTTAKLQQEAARRLGFSSKQTMVIAQQLYEGITLSSAGEVGLITYMRTDSLSLSKNFLAESRDYIKKELGDKYLPERSRVYKTKSKAAQEAHEAIRPTEAMRTPESIKKFLDSHQYKLYDLIWRRAVASQMASAIMDSTGIDIKAGGYLFRATGSTIKFDGYLKIYKTASEDKILPEVRVGETLDLKKIEPEQHFTTPPPQYTEASLIKALEEYDIGRPSTYASIMSTIQDRNYINKNEDKRFVPTDMGILVNDVLSEHFSDIVDIKFTAQMEGDLDKIANGEKQWVPILDEFYKPFHENLEKKYKQVDKKDLINEKTDAVCEKCGKPMVIKIGKFGKFLACTGYPKCRNTKNLDKNGEIAEQPQDETTGKVCDKCGQPMVIKSGKFGKFLACSGYPDCKNTEPIGGKIEVPCPECGGEIVQRRSKRGKIFYGCGSYPKCKFVLWSKPTGDKCPDCGSLLVAGAKDTVVCSNKECKHKKA